The Capricornis sumatraensis isolate serow.1 chromosome 15, serow.2, whole genome shotgun sequence DNA segment ATAGGTACTATGAGGCCAACTATTGGCAGTTTCCTGACGGCATCCATTACAACGGCTGCTCCGAGGCCAATGTCACCAAGGAAAAGTTTGTCACCAGCTGCATTAATGCCACCCAGGTGGCAAATCAAGAGGAACTGTCCCGTGAGAAACAAGACAACAAGCTTTACCAGCGGGTCCTGTGGCAGCTGATCAGGGAGCTCTGCTCCATCAAGCACTGTGACTTTTGGTTGGTAAGGGGAGCAGGACTTCAGGTCACTCTGGACCAACCCATGATGCTCTGCCTGCTGGTTTTCATTTGGTTTATTGTGAAATAAGCTTGCAGGCAAGTTGGCAGCCACAGAGATCAATAGGCAAGCAAACCATAAGCAAGTTATTCCAGTTCTTCTCCTCTAACCCCAAACTCCACGTGTTCTGAAGGTACCGAAGAACAGTGGGATTGATTCTTTAGCGCTTTAAATAGCACTCCCAAGTATTCACTCAGGTGTTTGATTATATTTGATAAATGTGTGGGTATCAATCCTGTCCAGGCTCTACCTAAAGTTGGCTTGTTCATCATTGCATTCTCAACTCTGGTGTAGCATCTGGCCCACCATATTATGCAATAAATGTTTGGTAAGCAGATAAAAGAATGTGCC contains these protein-coding regions:
- the PRND gene encoding prion-like protein doppel, producing the protein MRKHLSGCWLAIVCVLLFSQLSSVKARGIKHRIKWNRKVLPSTSQVTEAHTAEIRPGAFIKQGRKLDINFGVEGNRYYEANYWQFPDGIHYNGCSEANVTKEKFVTSCINATQVANQEELSREKQDNKLYQRVLWQLIRELCSIKHCDFWLVRGAGLQVTLDQPMMLCLLVFIWFIVK